The Oncorhynchus tshawytscha isolate Ot180627B linkage group LG20, Otsh_v2.0, whole genome shotgun sequence genome has a window encoding:
- the nadk2 gene encoding NAD kinase 2, mitochondrial isoform X3 has protein sequence MTYRGFINFLCLGNRAVTILNRSSGRLHIQMGIRNIASQAESGFNPAKVAVVTKMTRYEFEQQRYRFSELSEEDLKQLLALKGSSYLGLLERHNIHTHNVEHIVESLQKEGMEVRVVKRGQYDEETVRWADAIISAGGDGTMLLVASKVFNKDQPVLGVNTDPERSEGHLCLPVRYTHAFPEALQKLRRGQFRWQWRQRIRLHLEGTGINPTPVDLHEQQLSLEQHNQAHRITLMEAQSSTAPRPPMCEVCSLSKPYLLPVRGLNEIFIGESLSSRASYYEISVDDGPWEKQKSSGLSICTGTGSKAWSYNINKLVEQAVGEVLRIGKAQMGLDIPLSQELIEKVTDEYNKSLVFGPEEGRMIFSIREPIVNRVFSSSRQRGFANRVCVRSRCWDACMVVDGGTSFEFNDGAIATITMNEEDQLRTVLLEN, from the exons ATGACTTACCGAGGCTTTATAAACTTTTTGTGCCTTGGGAATCGAGCTGTCACTATTTTAAATAGGAGCTCAGGTCGCCTCCACATCCAGATGGGGATACGAAATATTGCATCACAGGCTGAAAGTGGTTTCAACCCTGCGAAAGTTGCTGTGGTGACAAAGATGACAAGATATGAATTCGAGCAGCAAAGATATCGCTTTTCAGAGCTCTCAGAAGAGGACTTAAAACAGCTG CTTGCATTGAAGGGCTCCAGTTACCTTGGGCTGCTGGAGAGACACAACATCCATACCCACAATGTGGAACACATTGTGGAGAGTCTACA gaaagaggggatggaggtgCGTGTGGTGAAGAGAGGTCAATATGATGAAGAAACAGTGCGATGGGCAGATGCTATTATCTCTGCAGGGG GGGATGGAACTATGCTACTTGTCGCCAGTAAGGTTTTCAATAAAGACCAACCCGTTCTTGGGGTTAACACTGACCCTGAAAG GTCAGAGGGACACCTGTGCCTGCCTGTGCGTTACACACATGCCTTCCCTGAGGCACTACAAAAACTCCGCCGTGGTCAGTTCAG GTGGCAGTGGCGGCAGAGGATCCGTCTACACCTGGAGGGCACAGGGATCAACCCCACCCCAGTGGACCTACATGAACAGCAGCTCAGTCTAGAGCAACACAACCAGGCCCACCGCATCACCCTCATGGAGGCCCAGAGCAGTACGGCCCCTCGGCCTCCTATGT GTGAGGTTTGCAGCTTATCCAAGCCCTACCTACTCCCTGTCAGAGGACTGAATGAGATCTTCATTGGGgaatctctctcctccag GGCTTCCTACTATGAGATCTCTGTGGACGATGGACCGTGGGAGAAGCAGAAGAGCTCTGGCCTTAGCATCTGCACTGGGACTGGATCTAAAGCCTG GTCTTACAATATTAACAAACTGGTTGAACAGGCTGTGGGAGAGGTCTTAAGAATAG GAAAGGCACAAATGGGTCTTGATATTCCACTGAGTCAGGAATTGATTGAAAAGG TGACTGATGAATACAACAAGTCTCTGGTGTTTGGTCCGGAGGAAGGCAGAATGATCTTCAGCATCAGAGAGCCAATCGTCAACAGAGTATTCTCCAGCAGTCGCCAAAGAGGCTTTGCCAACAG GGTGTGTGTGCGCTCGCGGTGCTGGGACGCGTGCATGGTGGTGGACGGCGGAACTTCTTTTGAGTTCAACGACGGTGCCATAGCAACAATCACCATGAACGAGGAGGACCAGCTCCGGACTGTTCTCCTTGAAAACTGA
- the nadk2 gene encoding NAD kinase 2, mitochondrial isoform X1, translating into MTYRGFINFLCLGNRAVTILNRSSGRLHIQMGIRNIASQAESGFNPAKVAVVTKMTRYEFEQQRYRFSELSEEDLKQLLALKGSSYLGLLERHNIHTHNVEHIVESLQKEGMEVRVVKRGQYDEETVRWADAIISAGGDGTMLLVASKVFNKDQPVLGVNTDPERSEGHLCLPVRYTHAFPEALQKLRRGQFRWQWRQRIRLHLEGTGINPTPVDLHEQQLSLEQHNQAHRITLMEAQSSTAPRPPMCEVCSLSKPYLLPVRGLNEIFIGESLSSRVKYKSFKPHLTLSLHRASYYEISVDDGPWEKQKSSGLSICTGTGSKAWSYNINKLVEQAVGEVLRIGKAQMGLDIPLSQELIEKVTDEYNKSLVFGPEEGRMIFSIREPIVNRVFSSSRQRGFANRVCVRSRCWDACMVVDGGTSFEFNDGAIATITMNEEDQLRTVLLEN; encoded by the exons ATGACTTACCGAGGCTTTATAAACTTTTTGTGCCTTGGGAATCGAGCTGTCACTATTTTAAATAGGAGCTCAGGTCGCCTCCACATCCAGATGGGGATACGAAATATTGCATCACAGGCTGAAAGTGGTTTCAACCCTGCGAAAGTTGCTGTGGTGACAAAGATGACAAGATATGAATTCGAGCAGCAAAGATATCGCTTTTCAGAGCTCTCAGAAGAGGACTTAAAACAGCTG CTTGCATTGAAGGGCTCCAGTTACCTTGGGCTGCTGGAGAGACACAACATCCATACCCACAATGTGGAACACATTGTGGAGAGTCTACA gaaagaggggatggaggtgCGTGTGGTGAAGAGAGGTCAATATGATGAAGAAACAGTGCGATGGGCAGATGCTATTATCTCTGCAGGGG GGGATGGAACTATGCTACTTGTCGCCAGTAAGGTTTTCAATAAAGACCAACCCGTTCTTGGGGTTAACACTGACCCTGAAAG GTCAGAGGGACACCTGTGCCTGCCTGTGCGTTACACACATGCCTTCCCTGAGGCACTACAAAAACTCCGCCGTGGTCAGTTCAG GTGGCAGTGGCGGCAGAGGATCCGTCTACACCTGGAGGGCACAGGGATCAACCCCACCCCAGTGGACCTACATGAACAGCAGCTCAGTCTAGAGCAACACAACCAGGCCCACCGCATCACCCTCATGGAGGCCCAGAGCAGTACGGCCCCTCGGCCTCCTATGT GTGAGGTTTGCAGCTTATCCAAGCCCTACCTACTCCCTGTCAGAGGACTGAATGAGATCTTCATTGGGgaatctctctcctccag GGTGAAGTATAAATCCTTCAAACCTCATCTCACCCTCTCGCTCCATAGGGCTTCCTACTATGAGATCTCTGTGGACGATGGACCGTGGGAGAAGCAGAAGAGCTCTGGCCTTAGCATCTGCACTGGGACTGGATCTAAAGCCTG GTCTTACAATATTAACAAACTGGTTGAACAGGCTGTGGGAGAGGTCTTAAGAATAG GAAAGGCACAAATGGGTCTTGATATTCCACTGAGTCAGGAATTGATTGAAAAGG TGACTGATGAATACAACAAGTCTCTGGTGTTTGGTCCGGAGGAAGGCAGAATGATCTTCAGCATCAGAGAGCCAATCGTCAACAGAGTATTCTCCAGCAGTCGCCAAAGAGGCTTTGCCAACAG GGTGTGTGTGCGCTCGCGGTGCTGGGACGCGTGCATGGTGGTGGACGGCGGAACTTCTTTTGAGTTCAACGACGGTGCCATAGCAACAATCACCATGAACGAGGAGGACCAGCTCCGGACTGTTCTCCTTGAAAACTGA
- the nadk2 gene encoding NAD kinase 2, mitochondrial isoform X4 — MTYRGFINFLCLGNRAVTILNRSSGRLHIQMGIRNIASQAESGFNPAKVAVVTKMTRYEFEQQRYRFSELSEEDLKQLLALKGSSYLGLLERHNIHTHNVEHIVESLQKEGMEVRVVKRGQYDEETVRWADAIISAGGDGTMLLVASKVFNKDQPVLGVNTDPERSEGHLCLPVRYTHAFPEALQKLRRGQFRWQWRQRIRLHLEGTGINPTPVDLHEQQLSLEQHNQAHRITLMEAQSSEVCSLSKPYLLPVRGLNEIFIGESLSSRASYYEISVDDGPWEKQKSSGLSICTGTGSKAWSYNINKLVEQAVGEVLRIGKAQMGLDIPLSQELIEKVTDEYNKSLVFGPEEGRMIFSIREPIVNRVFSSSRQRGFANRVCVRSRCWDACMVVDGGTSFEFNDGAIATITMNEEDQLRTVLLEN, encoded by the exons ATGACTTACCGAGGCTTTATAAACTTTTTGTGCCTTGGGAATCGAGCTGTCACTATTTTAAATAGGAGCTCAGGTCGCCTCCACATCCAGATGGGGATACGAAATATTGCATCACAGGCTGAAAGTGGTTTCAACCCTGCGAAAGTTGCTGTGGTGACAAAGATGACAAGATATGAATTCGAGCAGCAAAGATATCGCTTTTCAGAGCTCTCAGAAGAGGACTTAAAACAGCTG CTTGCATTGAAGGGCTCCAGTTACCTTGGGCTGCTGGAGAGACACAACATCCATACCCACAATGTGGAACACATTGTGGAGAGTCTACA gaaagaggggatggaggtgCGTGTGGTGAAGAGAGGTCAATATGATGAAGAAACAGTGCGATGGGCAGATGCTATTATCTCTGCAGGGG GGGATGGAACTATGCTACTTGTCGCCAGTAAGGTTTTCAATAAAGACCAACCCGTTCTTGGGGTTAACACTGACCCTGAAAG GTCAGAGGGACACCTGTGCCTGCCTGTGCGTTACACACATGCCTTCCCTGAGGCACTACAAAAACTCCGCCGTGGTCAGTTCAG GTGGCAGTGGCGGCAGAGGATCCGTCTACACCTGGAGGGCACAGGGATCAACCCCACCCCAGTGGACCTACATGAACAGCAGCTCAGTCTAGAGCAACACAACCAGGCCCACCGCATCACCCTCATGGAGGCCCAGAGCA GTGAGGTTTGCAGCTTATCCAAGCCCTACCTACTCCCTGTCAGAGGACTGAATGAGATCTTCATTGGGgaatctctctcctccag GGCTTCCTACTATGAGATCTCTGTGGACGATGGACCGTGGGAGAAGCAGAAGAGCTCTGGCCTTAGCATCTGCACTGGGACTGGATCTAAAGCCTG GTCTTACAATATTAACAAACTGGTTGAACAGGCTGTGGGAGAGGTCTTAAGAATAG GAAAGGCACAAATGGGTCTTGATATTCCACTGAGTCAGGAATTGATTGAAAAGG TGACTGATGAATACAACAAGTCTCTGGTGTTTGGTCCGGAGGAAGGCAGAATGATCTTCAGCATCAGAGAGCCAATCGTCAACAGAGTATTCTCCAGCAGTCGCCAAAGAGGCTTTGCCAACAG GGTGTGTGTGCGCTCGCGGTGCTGGGACGCGTGCATGGTGGTGGACGGCGGAACTTCTTTTGAGTTCAACGACGGTGCCATAGCAACAATCACCATGAACGAGGAGGACCAGCTCCGGACTGTTCTCCTTGAAAACTGA
- the nadk2 gene encoding NAD kinase 2, mitochondrial isoform X2 — translation MTYRGFINFLCLGNRAVTILNRSSGRLHIQMGIRNIASQAESGFNPAKVAVVTKMTRYEFEQQRYRFSELSEEDLKQLLALKGSSYLGLLERHNIHTHNVEHIVESLQKEGMEVRVVKRGQYDEETVRWADAIISAGGDGTMLLVASKVFNKDQPVLGVNTDPERSEGHLCLPVRYTHAFPEALQKLRRGQFRWQWRQRIRLHLEGTGINPTPVDLHEQQLSLEQHNQAHRITLMEAQSSEVCSLSKPYLLPVRGLNEIFIGESLSSRVKYKSFKPHLTLSLHRASYYEISVDDGPWEKQKSSGLSICTGTGSKAWSYNINKLVEQAVGEVLRIGKAQMGLDIPLSQELIEKVTDEYNKSLVFGPEEGRMIFSIREPIVNRVFSSSRQRGFANRVCVRSRCWDACMVVDGGTSFEFNDGAIATITMNEEDQLRTVLLEN, via the exons ATGACTTACCGAGGCTTTATAAACTTTTTGTGCCTTGGGAATCGAGCTGTCACTATTTTAAATAGGAGCTCAGGTCGCCTCCACATCCAGATGGGGATACGAAATATTGCATCACAGGCTGAAAGTGGTTTCAACCCTGCGAAAGTTGCTGTGGTGACAAAGATGACAAGATATGAATTCGAGCAGCAAAGATATCGCTTTTCAGAGCTCTCAGAAGAGGACTTAAAACAGCTG CTTGCATTGAAGGGCTCCAGTTACCTTGGGCTGCTGGAGAGACACAACATCCATACCCACAATGTGGAACACATTGTGGAGAGTCTACA gaaagaggggatggaggtgCGTGTGGTGAAGAGAGGTCAATATGATGAAGAAACAGTGCGATGGGCAGATGCTATTATCTCTGCAGGGG GGGATGGAACTATGCTACTTGTCGCCAGTAAGGTTTTCAATAAAGACCAACCCGTTCTTGGGGTTAACACTGACCCTGAAAG GTCAGAGGGACACCTGTGCCTGCCTGTGCGTTACACACATGCCTTCCCTGAGGCACTACAAAAACTCCGCCGTGGTCAGTTCAG GTGGCAGTGGCGGCAGAGGATCCGTCTACACCTGGAGGGCACAGGGATCAACCCCACCCCAGTGGACCTACATGAACAGCAGCTCAGTCTAGAGCAACACAACCAGGCCCACCGCATCACCCTCATGGAGGCCCAGAGCA GTGAGGTTTGCAGCTTATCCAAGCCCTACCTACTCCCTGTCAGAGGACTGAATGAGATCTTCATTGGGgaatctctctcctccag GGTGAAGTATAAATCCTTCAAACCTCATCTCACCCTCTCGCTCCATAGGGCTTCCTACTATGAGATCTCTGTGGACGATGGACCGTGGGAGAAGCAGAAGAGCTCTGGCCTTAGCATCTGCACTGGGACTGGATCTAAAGCCTG GTCTTACAATATTAACAAACTGGTTGAACAGGCTGTGGGAGAGGTCTTAAGAATAG GAAAGGCACAAATGGGTCTTGATATTCCACTGAGTCAGGAATTGATTGAAAAGG TGACTGATGAATACAACAAGTCTCTGGTGTTTGGTCCGGAGGAAGGCAGAATGATCTTCAGCATCAGAGAGCCAATCGTCAACAGAGTATTCTCCAGCAGTCGCCAAAGAGGCTTTGCCAACAG GGTGTGTGTGCGCTCGCGGTGCTGGGACGCGTGCATGGTGGTGGACGGCGGAACTTCTTTTGAGTTCAACGACGGTGCCATAGCAACAATCACCATGAACGAGGAGGACCAGCTCCGGACTGTTCTCCTTGAAAACTGA